In one Tachysurus fulvidraco isolate hzauxx_2018 chromosome 16, HZAU_PFXX_2.0, whole genome shotgun sequence genomic region, the following are encoded:
- the LOC125139070 gene encoding uncharacterized protein LOC125139070 — MATRYVFDPQNPHYQEGKRMVLEMEIDRLIAECKRATLERKRAGSGGEPPRTSKRVFRGVGCGKPRGRRGGRRKASATVTYPPVERSLSSSVEVPSEILNPQEEFEKNMERLSNILASCLSAEPQRSSASSWSFRQQKASGRWKEARPYHLQCLIAKEAVGHPLCCLCHEPAVIRCRECLPEDWFCGDCDVLHHKKQPLHNRESVIRGFFEAVGKQFFKSLFYFLLVLAYFCG, encoded by the exons ATGGCCACCAGATATGTATTTGACCCACAAAACCCCCATTACCAAGAGGGGAAACGCATGGTTCTTGAAATGGAAATTGATCGCCTTATAGCTGAATGCAAG AGAGCAACTTTGGAGAGGAAACGTGCAGGCTCTGGAGGAGAACCTCCACGGACCTCTAAAAGGGTCTTTAGAGGGGTAGGTTGTGGCAAGCCAAGGGGAAGGCGAGGAGGGCGACGCAAAGCCTCAGCTACAG TCACATACCCTCCGGTTGAGCGTTCCCTGTCATCCAGTGTGGAGGTTCCCTCAGAAATACTAAATCCTCAAGAGGAATTTG AGAAAAATATGGAGAGACTCTCAAATATTTTGGCATCATGTCTTTCTGCTGAGCCTCAAAGAAGCTCTGCTTCATCATGGTCTTTTCGGCAGCAGAAAGCCTCAGGGCGCTGGAAAGAGGCAAGACCATACCACCTACAATGCCTTATCGCAAAGGAGGCTGTTGGTCATCCCTTGTGTTGCCTTTGCCACGAGCCTGCTGTTATTAG GTGCAGAGAGTGTCTTCCTGAGGATTGGTTCTGTGGGGACTGTGATGTATTGCATCACAAAAAACAGCCACTCCACAACAGGGAAAGTGTGATTCGTGGGTTTTTTGAAGCTGTGGGAAAACAattttttaagtcattgttttatttccttttagttctagcatatttctGTGGATAA